The sequence TTTTGAAATTGCAGCCAAGCGCCTGAGTGCAGATACACTGAATTTTGCGGCGTCAACTTCTTCGATGACCAAAGGCGAGACAATTCTTGACACGGCTAAGACTTATTTGGCGATGGGAACTGATATCATGGTGATTCGCCATCGAGAAGCAGGTGTACCAAATGCGATCGCTCAGGAAATGGATCGTCTAGGTGTGCGCGTTAGTGTCCTCAATGCTGGCGATGGTCAACATGAGCATCCTTCCCAAGGATTGCTAGATTTATTTACCATTTGTACTCTCATCGAGCCGACAAATCCCCGCATCGAACTATTAAAAGGAAAAAAAATAGCGATCGTTGGGGATATTTTACATTCTCGTGTCGCGCGCTCTAATATTTGGAGTTTAGCTGCTAGCGGCGCTGAAGTCCATCTCGCAGCACCACCGACTTTGTTACCTAAATTATTTGCTGATTATTTCTCGGAACAAAAATCAGCAACATCCTCATCTCCAATTCCCCAAATATTTCTACATTGGCATTTAGAACCAGCTTTACGCGATGCTGATTTTGTCATGACTCTGCGCTTACAAAAAGAGCGGATGACAGCACATTTATTACCAAGTTTGCGAGAATATCATCAACTATTTGGAATTACACGCAGCAAACTCAAATTATCTAAATCTGATGTGAAAGTTTTGCATCCCGGCCCAGTTAACCGGGGTGTGGAAATTAGCTCGGATTTGATGGATGATCCAGAATTTAGCTTGATTCAATCACAAGTTACTAGCGGTGTGGCGGTGCGGATGGCGTTACTATATTTGATTGGTAGCGGTAAAACTTAATGATTTATAGCGGTTCCCAATCAGATGCAGTATAAAATTATCTCGTCGCGTGTAGGCGGGTGTACCTTATTAGCTTGGGAAACGCTATATAAAACGATATTTTAAAAATCACAAAAGCATATTTTTGCTGTTAT is a genomic window of Fortiea contorta PCC 7126 containing:
- a CDS encoding aspartate carbamoyltransferase catalytic subunit, with the translated sequence MPSTTWNRHHILSLADFTVAEYDTVLQTAASFQEVLSRRTKKVPTLQGQVVANLFFEPSTRTRSSFEIAAKRLSADTLNFAASTSSMTKGETILDTAKTYLAMGTDIMVIRHREAGVPNAIAQEMDRLGVRVSVLNAGDGQHEHPSQGLLDLFTICTLIEPTNPRIELLKGKKIAIVGDILHSRVARSNIWSLAASGAEVHLAAPPTLLPKLFADYFSEQKSATSSSPIPQIFLHWHLEPALRDADFVMTLRLQKERMTAHLLPSLREYHQLFGITRSKLKLSKSDVKVLHPGPVNRGVEISSDLMDDPEFSLIQSQVTSGVAVRMALLYLIGSGKT